From [Flavobacterium] thermophilum:
ACCCAAAACCGGCCGGTGGAGGCGATGACGACGTTGTCCGGCTCCCCTTCGACAAACGCGAGGCACCAAGCGGCCGCCGGCGTCAACAAAATCGTCTCAAGCTCGACGGCCGCCTTGCCGGCTGCCGCGACTGGCCGGTAAAAACATAAATAGGTGTCCGGAAACCGCTGCAAAAAATATTTCAACCTTTCATCGCCGTACCATGCTTCATCCACAAAAGAGATGTGCGTCATCGTTGAACTCGCCCATCTCAGCTGAAGCTCAAACAAATCGTCAAGAAACTGCCGCTTCAGCTCATCGAGGGTGGCCGCCCGGCTCAAAGGCGGGGCGGGCGGCCGTTCTTCGTCCAACTCCGGCTCCGGGCCGCGGCGCCAGCGGCCGATGAGCCGCTCCCACCATGACGGCTTGTCAAGCAAAAAGTCCCACGTTTCTTCCGGTTCCCGCCGCGCGCCGTCGGCGTTCCGCTCCGCCTCCCAGCGCGCTTTCGCCTGTTCCCATTGCCATTGTTTCAGCCGGATAAACTCCGGCACATAATGATACACATCCGTTTCATAGCGGGAAATATAATCCCGCAGCTTCAAAAGCTGCCCCATGCCTTCACCCGCTCCGGCCGTCCGGGGCGCCAAGCAGCGGGAACGCGGCGATCGTTTCGTATTTCGGCGTTTTCTCCATATTCGTCCGGTACAGCACGATTTCCGGCACCGAAAACGCCGCTGAGGCGGCCGGAAGCGAATGGAGCGCCTCCGGCTGAAACGGCGCCTCGCCCTGCCATTTGCGGGCGATCGTAATATGCGGGGCAAACGGCCGCCGGTCGAGGGAAAAGCCGAGCGCAAGGCACGCTTCATACACCTCGCGCCGAAGCTCGTTCAACGCGGTTTCCGCTTTCACCCCTTGCCAAAAAATGCGCGGCGCCGTCCGCTCCCCGAACGTCCCCAACCCGGCCAGCTCGAGGGAAAACGGAGCGCAGCGCGCCGCGACCGCATTCATCGCCTCGCACAGCGGCGCCATCCTCTCCGGCGGCACATCGCCTAAAAACGCCAACGTGATATGGTAGTCTTGCTCGTGCACCCATGTGCGAAACGGCAGCGATGAAGCCGCGTCTCCCGAAAACCGGGCAATAGCTTGCTTTGCGTCCGCCGTCAGCGGAACGGCGATAAAATAATGGTTCCGTCTCATCTTCCTCACCTGCCGATCGATCGTTCTCGTTTGGCCAGCCGCAGCAGCACGAGCACGCCGGCCAGCGTGCAAGCGCCAAAAAACGAATAGACGGCGCCGATGTGCCACCGTTCAAACAAATAGCCGCCGACAAGCGTGCAAAACCAAGCGCCAAGGCCGTTTCCGACCGCCGAGTACAGCGCGACGGCCGTCGCCTGCACCCGCTCCGGCGCCAGGCGGCGCGCATATTGCAGCGCCGTCGGGATCGCCAGGCCGACCGAACAGCCTTGCACGACCGTCGTCATATACACAAACCAAAGCGGCGGGTCGGCCGCATACGACAGCCAGCGGGCCGCCGAGATGAGCGCGGCCGACAGAAGGATCGGCACCGCGCCGAAGCGGCCGATCAGCCAATCCGCCGCCTTCATAAACGGCGCCTCGCTGCCGGCGGCAAACAAAAAGGCGAGGCCGATGCCGGTCAACGTCCCGCCCAGCTCATGAATGAGCAGCCCGAAATACGAATTGTTGGCCAAAATCGGGCCAAACAATAAAAACGTCGCCACAAGCAGCAGCCGAAACGGGCGGGCCGCCAGCAGCCCGCGCACGTCCTGCCGCGTCAGCGCCCCCGGCGCCGCCATCGGATAGCGCGGCAGGCGGGCGGCCAAAGCCGCCGCGGCGAGCAGCGCCAACGAAAAGGCGTAAAAAATGACCGCAAAGGCGATATGATCAGACAGCCAGCCGACAGCCAGCACCGCCACCGCAAACCCAAGCGACCCCCACAGCCGGATCGCCCCGTAGTTTCCGCCCTGTTCGTGCACATGGCGAAGGGCGAGGCTGTCGGAAAGCGGAACGATGGCGCTTTGCATCGCCGACAGCAGCACGGTGAGCGCCACAAACTGCCGGTAGCTGCCGGCGAGCGCATACATGACCCCAAACAGCGCCGCCAGCACGAGCGCTGCCATCAAAAGGCCGACCGGTTTGCGCGTGTAATCGGTCGCCATGCCCCAAAGCGGCTGGGCCGCCATCGTCACGATCGGGGGAAGCGACATGATCCAGCCGATCGCCGCCCCCGAAAGGCGCGCCTCTTCCTGCAAATAGACCGACAAAAGCGGAAACAGGGCGCCAAACG
This genomic window contains:
- the yegT gene encoding Putative nucleoside transporter yegT, whose protein sequence is MEAALKRGAAARKTVFPLFYFLIFFAFGALFPLLSVYLQEEARLSGAAIGWIMSLPPIVTMAAQPLWGMATDYTRKPVGLLMAALVLAALFGVMYALAGSYRQFVALTVLLSAMQSAIVPLSDSLALRHVHEQGGNYGAIRLWGSLGFAVAVLAVGWLSDHIAFAVIFYAFSLALLAAAALAARLPRYPMAAPGALTRQDVRGLLAARPFRLLLVATFLLFGPILANNSYFGLLIHELGGTLTGIGLAFLFAAGSEAPFMKAADWLIGRFGAVPILLSAALISAARWLSYAADPPLWFVYMTTVVQGCSVGLAIPTALQYARRLAPERVQATAVALYSAVGNGLGAWFCTLVGGYLFERWHIGAVYSFFGACTLAGVLVLLRLAKRERSIGR
- a CDS encoding 2'-5' RNA ligase gives rise to the protein MRRNHYFIAVPLTADAKQAIARFSGDAASSLPFRTWVHEQDYHITLAFLGDVPPERMAPLCEAMNAVAARCAPFSLELAGLGTFGERTAPRIFWQGVKAETALNELRREVYEACLALGFSLDRRPFAPHITIARKWQGEAPFQPEALHSLPAASAAFSVPEIVLYRTNMEKTPKYETIAAFPLLGAPDGRSG